The DNA region CGCGCCGGTGACCTATCAGGGCGCCAGCGACGCAGAGGTGTGGAAGCCCAAGAACTACGTCGATCGCTTCTCGGGCGAGGTCACGCTTCGCGAGGCGCTGACCCGTTCGATCAACACCATTCCCGTGAAGATCCTCATGGATCTCGGAGTGGACTACACCATCAACTACGCGCGTGATCTTGGCATCGAGAGCGAGCTCGCCCACGACCCGACCCTCGCGCTGGGCTCGTCGTCGGTCACGCTCAAGGACCTGTGCCGCGCCTATTCGGCGTTTGGCAACGGGGGCTACCGCATCAACGCCACCATGATCGAACAGGTGCGCGATGCCACCGGCCAGCTCATCTTTGAAAAGGACGACCCCTGGCACCGCGCGGCCAACCCGGACCTGCCGCCCCCGGCGCCGGCGGCCCACACCCTGCTGCACGAGCTCCCTCGCCTGGAAGCCGAAAAGGAACTCTCCGGTCGCCCGGCGAACCTGCCCATGTTCGGCGCGTGGCTGAAGTCGGATTTCGAAAAGATGAGCCTTGAAGAGCGTGCCGAGCGCATCACCCGCGTCTCGGCCAACGCCCGGCACCTGGGGCGCGTTGCCAGCCCGGCGGCCTCCTACGTGATGACCAACCTGCTCTACAACGTGATTTCCCGCGGCACGGGCCACTACGCTGCGGCCCTCAACCGCCCGGCAGCAGGCAAGACCGGCACTTCCAACGACAACGTGGACGCCTGGTTCATCGGCTACACGCCCGACCTGCTCACCGGCACGTGGGTCGGCTACGACGACCGCACCAGCCTCGGGCACTTCAGCGCCGGCGGCAACACCGCCGCGCCCATGTGGCTCGACCACATGCAGGCCGTGCTGGAGGGAACCCCCGTGCAGGAGTTCCCGGTTCCCGAGGGCGTTGTATTCGCGGCCATCGATGCCAAGAGCGGCAAGCTCGCACGGCCCGATGGCGAGGGCGTGATCTTCCAGGCATTTATCGACGGCACCCAGCCGGTCGAGTACGTCGAGGACGCCAACGAGATCAAGGCTGAAGACTTCTTCAACGTCGATACCGACCTGCAGGGAGGCGGCGGCAGCGCCGCCGGCCCCGAGGGCAGCCCACCCTCGGCAGAGGACATCCTCAACCTGCCCTGATCTCTGGCGACGCAGTTGCGGCATTCCAAAGTCCAAGGCACACTTTCCCTATGTCCGATCTCATCGTCCGTGGACTGCTCAAATCCATGCAAGCGCGCTTTGTCGCGTGCTCCCTTTCGGAAACCGCGCAGGAAGTCTGCGACCGCCACAAGCTCCAGGGCCCGGCCGCGCGCCTGATGAGCGAGGCACTCACCGGCTGCGCCCTGCTGGGCTCGATCCTCAAGGGCAACGAGAAGGTCACCCTGCAGCTTCACACCGAGGGCAAGCTGCGATCACTGCTGGCCGACATCGATCACGACGGCAACGTGCGCGGCACCCTGCGCGCCGAGCCCGGCGCCACCTACCGCGAGCTGGTCGATGCCAAGGGCGTCCTCATTCTCAGCCAGAGCCACCTGGGCAAGATGGTCTACCAGGGCACCAGCCAGATGCGCATGGCCGATCTGCCCGGTGACCTGGCCCTGCACTGCTCGACTTCCCAGCAGATCGAAACCTACATGGGCGTCATCTGGGAAGCCCCCGAGCGCGGCGGCATGCTGGCAGCGGGCCTCTTGCTGCAGGCGTTGCCCGACGTGGACATTGAGGCCTTCGATGCCTTTCGCAGAAAGCTCGAGACCGGGCAGATCCAGATCAGCCGGGAGCTGGCCATCGAACCGCGCGCCTACGCCCAGCACCTGCTGCGGGATTTCGAGCCCCATGTGCTGCTGGAGAAACCCCTTCAACACCACTGCACCTGTTCGAAAGAGCGGATCGAGCCCATCCTGCTGGCCATGGG from Chrysiogenia bacterium includes:
- a CDS encoding Hsp33 family molecular chaperone HslO, which translates into the protein MSDLIVRGLLKSMQARFVACSLSETAQEVCDRHKLQGPAARLMSEALTGCALLGSILKGNEKVTLQLHTEGKLRSLLADIDHDGNVRGTLRAEPGATYRELVDAKGVLILSQSHLGKMVYQGTSQMRMADLPGDLALHCSTSQQIETYMGVIWEAPERGGMLAAGLLLQALPDVDIEAFDAFRRKLETGQIQISRELAIEPRAYAQHLLRDFEPHVLLEKPLQHHCTCSKERIEPILLAMGAKEIHSLIDEQDGASVVCEWCGKGYEFSADELHGLLEQAAKQE